One genomic segment of Lysobacter sp. 5GHs7-4 includes these proteins:
- a CDS encoding NAD-dependent epimerase/dehydratase family protein, translated as MTHRRDFLAAGLAGASLLALPGFATSRLRPKPKKILVMGGTGFLGPHFVEAARKAGHTLTLFNRGKTNPERFSGEDFRDIEQLHGDRKTDMKALEGDRRWDAVLDTSAYLPADVTRSTKLLGGRVGQYLLVSTISVYAKTDTPNQDETAPLAQLADPNVSEITGETYGGLKALCERAAEKEMPGRVTVVRPGLIVGPGDTTDRFTYWPARADRGGEILAPGGAQDPTQFIDVRDLAAFLLRTLEQRSLGIYNADAPAGKLSMGELLGSCQQVAATMGAPKSSVTWVPAAFLEANKVGPWQDMPVWIPPVGDYAGFGRISSAKAQAAGLRYRPLQDTVRDTLAYWRGLPAERRAKPKAGLSPARESEVLAAWHAQAKAKAG; from the coding sequence ATGACGCACCGCCGCGACTTTCTTGCCGCCGGCCTCGCCGGCGCCAGCCTGCTGGCCCTGCCCGGGTTCGCCACCAGCCGCCTGCGGCCGAAGCCCAAGAAGATCCTGGTCATGGGCGGCACCGGCTTTCTCGGCCCGCACTTCGTCGAGGCCGCGCGCAAGGCCGGGCACACGCTGACCCTGTTCAACCGCGGCAAGACCAACCCGGAGCGTTTTTCCGGCGAGGACTTCCGCGACATCGAGCAGCTGCACGGCGACCGCAAGACCGACATGAAGGCGCTGGAAGGCGACCGGCGCTGGGACGCGGTGCTGGACACCTCCGCCTATCTGCCGGCCGACGTCACCCGTTCGACGAAACTGCTGGGCGGCCGCGTCGGCCAGTACCTGCTGGTGTCGACGATCTCGGTCTACGCCAAAACCGACACGCCCAACCAGGACGAGACCGCGCCGCTTGCGCAGCTGGCCGATCCCAACGTCAGTGAGATCACCGGCGAAACCTACGGCGGCCTCAAGGCGCTGTGCGAGCGCGCGGCCGAAAAGGAAATGCCGGGCCGGGTGACGGTGGTGCGGCCGGGCCTGATCGTCGGCCCCGGCGACACCACCGACCGCTTCACCTACTGGCCGGCGCGCGCCGACCGCGGCGGCGAGATCCTGGCGCCGGGCGGCGCGCAGGATCCGACCCAGTTCATCGATGTGCGCGACCTGGCCGCGTTCCTGCTGCGCACGCTGGAACAGCGCAGCCTGGGCATTTACAACGCCGACGCCCCGGCCGGCAAGCTCAGCATGGGCGAGCTGCTGGGCAGCTGCCAGCAAGTCGCCGCAACGATGGGCGCGCCGAAATCCAGCGTGACCTGGGTGCCCGCGGCGTTTCTGGAAGCCAACAAGGTCGGCCCCTGGCAGGACATGCCGGTGTGGATCCCGCCGGTCGGCGACTACGCCGGCTTCGGCCGCATCAGCAGCGCCAAGGCGCAGGCGGCCGGGCTGCGTTACCGCCCGCTGCAGGACACGGTGCGCGACACCCTCGCGTATTGGCGCGGTCTGCCCGCCGAACGCCGCGCCAAGCCCAAGGCCGGGCTCAGTCCCGCGCGCGAGAGCGAAGTGCTGGCGGCGTGGCATGCGCAGGCCAAGGCCAAGGCGGGATGA
- a CDS encoding MFS transporter gives MFRSEVAESPPLLWSLLYFFSLLCGYYVLRPVRDAMGASGDIETVFPPGLIAWAAGHGVSLKEFTLQVLFTCTFLAMLALQPIYGALVSRFPRRVFLPVVYLIFIACLIGFYWAFHRELPGRGALFFVWTAVFNLFAVTVFWSFMADVFDNEHAKHVYGYIGAGGTVGALVGPVLTSVLVGPLGVANLLLVSACFLGLCLLCILKLRVWAIRRERASGGGSGEVAMGGSVIAGLKLVWQRPMLRALAIVMFFGVGVGTLLYNEQAAIVKAFYPGAKEATRYYSTIDSAVNFTTILVQLFLTRFLLRRWGVAPTLLVPAFAILFGYALLALSPLPLLVAIVQVATRAGEFSLAKPGRETLYTRVDRESRYKAKAVVDTVIYRGGDLTFVWLHKALALFGSRVVFLAGIGVALGMTFGAWRVIRAQRTLPLDATTPGNDR, from the coding sequence GTGTTCCGCAGCGAGGTCGCCGAGTCGCCGCCGCTGCTGTGGTCCCTGCTGTACTTCTTCAGCCTGCTCTGCGGCTACTACGTGCTGCGCCCGGTGCGCGACGCGATGGGGGCCTCGGGCGATATCGAGACCGTGTTCCCGCCGGGGTTGATCGCCTGGGCCGCCGGCCACGGCGTGTCGCTGAAGGAGTTCACCCTGCAGGTGCTGTTCACCTGCACCTTCCTGGCCATGCTGGCGCTGCAGCCGATCTACGGCGCGCTGGTGTCGCGTTTCCCGCGACGGGTGTTCCTGCCGGTGGTGTACCTGATCTTCATCGCCTGCCTGATCGGCTTCTACTGGGCGTTCCACCGCGAACTGCCGGGGCGCGGCGCGCTGTTCTTCGTCTGGACGGCGGTGTTCAACCTGTTCGCGGTGACGGTGTTCTGGAGCTTCATGGCCGACGTGTTCGACAACGAACACGCCAAGCACGTCTACGGCTACATCGGCGCCGGCGGCACGGTCGGCGCGCTGGTCGGGCCGGTGCTGACCAGCGTGCTGGTGGGGCCGCTGGGCGTGGCCAATCTGCTGCTGGTGTCGGCCTGTTTTCTCGGCCTGTGCCTGCTGTGCATCCTCAAGCTGCGGGTGTGGGCGATCCGCCGCGAACGCGCCAGCGGCGGCGGCAGCGGCGAGGTCGCGATGGGCGGCTCCGTGATCGCCGGCCTCAAGCTGGTCTGGCAGCGGCCGATGCTGCGCGCGCTGGCGATCGTGATGTTCTTCGGCGTCGGCGTGGGCACCCTGCTGTACAACGAGCAGGCCGCGATCGTGAAGGCGTTCTATCCGGGCGCGAAGGAAGCCACGCGCTATTACTCCACCATCGACAGCGCGGTGAACTTCACCACCATCCTGGTGCAGCTGTTCCTCACGCGATTCCTGCTGCGGCGCTGGGGCGTGGCCCCGACCCTGCTGGTGCCGGCGTTCGCGATCCTGTTCGGCTATGCGCTGCTGGCGCTGTCGCCGCTGCCGTTGCTGGTGGCGATCGTGCAGGTGGCCACGCGCGCGGGCGAGTTCTCGCTGGCCAAGCCCGGCCGTGAAACCCTGTACACGCGGGTGGATCGCGAATCGCGCTACAAGGCCAAGGCGGTGGTCGACACGGTGATCTACCGCGGCGGCGATCTGACCTTCGTCTGGCTGCACAAGGCGCTGGCGTTGTTCGGTTCGCGCGTGGTGTTCTTGGCCGGCATCGGCGTCGCCCTGGGCATGACCTTCGGCGCATGGCGGGTGATCCGCGCCCAGCGCACGCTGCCCCTCGACGCCACCACGCCGGGGAACGACCGATGA
- a CDS encoding choline dehydrogenase, which yields MYDYIIIGAGSAGCVLANRLSEDPDTKVLLLEAGPRDRHPFIHMPAGLAKLVGKKGVNWDYDTAPERELNDRTLWWPRGKVLGGSSSINAMCYIRGVAGDYDDWSTQGASGWDWKSVLPYFRRSERNSRGDDALHGANGPLYVSDLRYTNPLSQVFIEAGREAGYAVNRDFNGPAQQGFGYYQVTQKNGARCSSAVAYLDPARERHNLTIVTGAQVNRITFERGRANGVIYTAGGRSFHQDVSREILLSGGAINSPQLLMLSGIGPAAQLRKLGIDVVADRDQVGENLQDHLDICTLQHSTQRVTYDRVSDLRIAFDYYLRGHSGPGSSNIAEAGAFVRSALAPDERADIQLHFVPAMLDDHGRRRLAGDGYTLHACFLRPRSRGRITLASASASDKARIEARYLSDPEGFDLKMMLECAKLSRELFAQKAFDAYRGAPIFPPRSDYSDAELIEFVREKAETVYHPVGTCRMGSDDASVVDPQLRVRGVEGLRVVDASVMPTLIGGNTNAPTMMIAERAADLIRGRI from the coding sequence GTGTACGACTACATCATCATCGGTGCCGGCTCGGCCGGCTGCGTGCTCGCCAATCGCCTCAGCGAAGACCCCGATACCAAGGTGTTGCTGCTCGAAGCCGGTCCGCGCGATCGCCACCCCTTCATCCACATGCCCGCCGGCCTGGCCAAGCTGGTCGGCAAGAAGGGCGTGAACTGGGACTACGACACCGCGCCCGAGCGCGAGCTCAACGACCGCACCCTGTGGTGGCCGCGCGGCAAGGTGCTGGGCGGGTCGAGTTCGATCAACGCCATGTGCTACATCCGCGGCGTGGCCGGCGACTACGACGACTGGTCCACGCAGGGCGCGAGCGGCTGGGATTGGAAGTCGGTGCTGCCCTACTTCCGCCGCTCCGAGCGCAACAGCCGCGGCGACGATGCCCTGCACGGCGCCAACGGCCCGCTCTACGTGTCCGACCTGCGCTATACCAACCCGCTGTCGCAGGTGTTCATCGAGGCCGGCCGCGAGGCCGGCTACGCGGTCAACCGCGACTTCAACGGCCCCGCCCAGCAAGGCTTCGGCTACTACCAGGTCACCCAGAAGAACGGCGCGCGCTGCTCCAGCGCGGTCGCCTACCTGGACCCGGCGCGCGAACGCCACAATCTGACCATCGTCACTGGCGCCCAGGTCAACCGCATCACGTTCGAGCGGGGCCGCGCCAACGGCGTGATCTACACCGCCGGCGGCCGCTCCTTCCACCAGGACGTCTCGCGCGAAATCCTGCTCAGCGGCGGCGCGATCAATTCGCCGCAGCTGCTGATGCTGTCCGGCATCGGCCCGGCCGCGCAGCTGCGCAAGCTCGGCATCGACGTGGTCGCCGACCGCGACCAGGTCGGCGAGAACCTGCAGGACCATCTGGACATCTGCACCCTGCAGCATTCCACCCAGCGCGTCACCTACGACCGCGTCAGCGACCTGCGCATCGCCTTCGACTACTACCTGCGCGGCCACAGCGGCCCGGGCAGCAGCAACATCGCCGAGGCCGGCGCGTTCGTACGCTCGGCGCTGGCGCCGGACGAGCGCGCCGACATCCAGCTGCATTTCGTGCCGGCCATGCTCGACGACCACGGCCGCCGCCGTCTGGCCGGCGACGGCTACACCCTGCACGCCTGCTTCCTGCGTCCGCGCAGCCGCGGCCGCATCACCCTGGCCAGCGCCAGCGCCTCGGACAAGGCGCGCATCGAGGCGCGCTACCTCAGCGATCCGGAAGGCTTCGACCTGAAGATGATGCTGGAGTGCGCCAAGCTCTCGCGCGAGCTGTTCGCGCAGAAGGCGTTCGACGCCTACCGCGGCGCGCCGATCTTCCCGCCGCGCAGCGACTACAGCGACGCCGAGCTGATCGAGTTCGTCCGCGAAAAAGCCGAGACCGTCTACCACCCGGTCGGCACCTGCCGCATGGGCAGCGACGACGCCTCCGTGGTCGATCCCCAACTGCGCGTGCGCGGCGTCGAAGGCCTGCGCGTGGTCGACGCCTCGGTGATGCCGACCCTGATCGGCGGCAACACCAACGCGCCGACGATGATGATCGCCGAGCGCGCGGCCGACCTGATCCGCGGGCGGATTTGA
- a CDS encoding M48 family metallopeptidase, whose amino-acid sequence MNFFEHQAQARRSSTRLMLLFGLAVLGIVLAVDLAVLVVAGAHPGLLTLATLGTIAVIVLGSLYRIASLRGGGESVALQLGGVPVPEDTRDAGLRRLRNVVEEIAIASGVPVPKLYVLEHEAAINAFAAGYSPSDAVVAVTRGALDRLNRDELQGVIAHEFSHILNGDMRLNIRLIGVLFGILMLAIIGRKILEGGRGGGRLGKSVSVILIAALVAMVVGYVGMFFARMIKASVSRSRERLADASAVQFTRQTAGLAGALKKIGGLHEGAKLNDRADAEEVSHMLFGDGVGFDGLFATHPPLLERIRALEPSFRADQLEGLSRRWAIEPPHGLDEDRAMGLAGPTQPPPLPEPDSRQALTPPMVAAQVAHPGVDDYRRADSIVATLPDALRALAAQREAVVPLLLALLLDDDAQIAARQHYEIAARLGPELADEARRLRAQALADLHPMLRLPLASLAFPVLRLRPRPQLNVFMDAVQAAVNADGRVSLFEYCLARLLTVQVTESLDPSRHARFGRRKPQAVAAEIATLLAVVAQGGHADAATAQRAYLAGLQRVLPQEHRPYAPPADGVLALDRVWEALDALDPLAKQLLVEAVTAAISHDQRVAVAEAELLRTICAALHCPLPAMLAKA is encoded by the coding sequence ATGAACTTCTTCGAACACCAGGCGCAGGCCCGGCGCAGCTCGACCCGTCTGATGCTGCTGTTCGGCTTGGCCGTGCTGGGCATCGTGCTGGCCGTGGACCTGGCGGTGCTGGTGGTCGCCGGCGCGCATCCGGGCCTGCTGACCTTGGCGACGCTGGGCACGATCGCGGTGATCGTGCTGGGCTCGCTGTACCGCATCGCCAGCCTGCGCGGCGGCGGCGAATCGGTGGCGCTGCAGCTGGGCGGCGTGCCGGTACCCGAGGACACGCGCGACGCCGGCCTGCGCCGCCTGCGCAACGTGGTCGAGGAAATCGCGATCGCGTCCGGCGTGCCGGTGCCCAAGCTGTACGTGCTAGAACACGAAGCCGCGATCAACGCCTTCGCGGCGGGTTACTCGCCCTCCGACGCGGTGGTCGCGGTGACCCGCGGCGCGCTGGACCGGCTCAATCGCGACGAACTGCAAGGCGTGATCGCGCACGAGTTCAGCCACATCCTCAACGGCGACATGCGTCTGAACATCCGCCTGATCGGCGTGCTGTTCGGGATCCTGATGCTGGCCATCATCGGCCGCAAGATCCTCGAGGGCGGGCGCGGCGGCGGACGCCTGGGCAAGAGCGTGAGCGTGATCCTGATCGCGGCGCTGGTGGCGATGGTGGTGGGCTACGTCGGCATGTTCTTCGCCCGCATGATCAAGGCCAGCGTGAGCCGCAGCCGCGAGCGCCTGGCCGATGCGTCGGCGGTGCAGTTCACCCGCCAGACCGCGGGCCTGGCCGGTGCCTTGAAGAAGATCGGCGGCCTGCACGAGGGCGCCAAGCTCAACGACCGCGCCGATGCCGAGGAAGTCAGCCATATGCTATTCGGCGACGGCGTGGGCTTCGACGGCTTGTTCGCGACCCATCCGCCGCTGCTGGAGCGCATCCGCGCGCTGGAGCCGTCGTTCCGCGCCGACCAGCTCGAAGGCCTGAGCCGACGTTGGGCGATCGAACCGCCGCACGGACTGGACGAGGATCGCGCCATGGGCCTGGCCGGCCCGACGCAACCGCCGCCGTTGCCGGAGCCCGACAGCCGGCAGGCGCTGACGCCGCCGATGGTGGCGGCGCAGGTCGCGCATCCGGGCGTCGACGACTACCGCCGCGCCGACAGCATCGTCGCCACGCTGCCCGACGCGTTGCGCGCGCTGGCCGCGCAGCGCGAGGCGGTGGTGCCGCTGCTGCTGGCATTGCTGCTGGACGACGATGCGCAGATCGCCGCGCGCCAGCATTACGAGATCGCCGCGCGCCTGGGGCCGGAACTGGCCGACGAGGCGCGGCGCCTGCGCGCGCAGGCGCTGGCGGATCTGCATCCGATGCTGCGCCTGCCACTGGCTTCGCTGGCCTTCCCGGTGCTGCGCCTGCGCCCGCGTCCGCAGTTGAACGTGTTCATGGACGCGGTGCAGGCGGCGGTCAATGCCGATGGCAGGGTCTCGTTGTTCGAGTACTGTCTGGCGCGCTTGTTGACGGTGCAGGTGACCGAGTCGCTGGACCCTTCCCGGCATGCGCGTTTCGGCCGCCGCAAGCCGCAGGCGGTGGCGGCGGAGATCGCGACGTTGCTGGCGGTGGTGGCGCAGGGCGGTCATGCCGATGCGGCCACGGCGCAACGCGCGTATCTGGCCGGTCTGCAGCGGGTGCTGCCGCAGGAGCATCGGCCCTACGCGCCGCCGGCGGACGGGGTGTTGGCGTTGGATCGGGTGTGGGAGGCGTTGGACGCGTTGGATCCTCTGGCCAAGCAGCTGCTGGTGGAGGCGGTGACGGCGGCGATCAGTCACGATCAGCGGGTGGCGGTGGCCGAGGCCGAGTTGCTGCGCACGATTTGCGCGGCGCTGCATTGTCCGTTGCCGGCGATGTTGGCCAAGGCCTGA
- a CDS encoding LemA family protein, translated as MFSILILLALVVIVAVWIVGIYNALVTSRNAYKNAFAQIDVQLQRRFDLIPNLVETVKGYLGHERETLEAVIAARGAAVSGLAAAKASPGDPAAMEQLAASQGQLNGALGRLLAVSEAYPDLKANQNMMQLTEELTSTENKVAFARQAYNDSVMAYNNRREIFPSSVIAGLFDFRAAALLEIPADRAQMREAPKVQF; from the coding sequence ATGTTCAGCATTCTGATTTTGTTGGCTTTAGTGGTGATCGTCGCAGTTTGGATCGTGGGCATTTACAACGCCCTGGTGACGTCCCGCAACGCCTATAAAAACGCCTTCGCGCAGATCGACGTGCAGCTGCAGCGGCGCTTCGACCTGATCCCCAACCTGGTCGAGACCGTCAAAGGCTATCTGGGTCATGAACGCGAGACGCTGGAAGCGGTGATCGCGGCCCGTGGCGCAGCGGTATCGGGCCTGGCTGCAGCCAAGGCCAGCCCCGGCGATCCGGCGGCGATGGAGCAGTTGGCGGCCAGCCAGGGGCAGCTGAATGGGGCGCTGGGCCGTTTGCTCGCGGTCTCCGAGGCCTATCCGGACCTCAAGGCCAACCAGAACATGATGCAGCTCACCGAGGAGCTGACCAGCACCGAGAACAAGGTCGCGTTCGCGCGTCAGGCCTACAACGACTCGGTCATGGCCTACAACAACCGGCGCGAGATCTTCCCGTCCAGCGTGATCGCCGGCCTATTCGATTTCCGCGCCGCCGCGCTGCTGGAAATTCCCGCCGACCGCGCGCAGATGCGCGAGGCGCCGAAGGTGCAGTTCTAA
- a CDS encoding serine hydrolase domain-containing protein, which produces MKDEPNPRSRRTFWRVASLAGLLTLTLGSAAQTSLRWNPPPSGAQANPQAAHGLPQPVSTYVTQRGNVMPLAAGFDVQQFEGMAQQLVANQRVPGLAMAIVHNGRILSARGYGITDVRAAEPVDAHTVFRLASLSKGVAATMAGVLVNDGTLRWDSKLVDYMPGFQMVDPYAAQQITVADLLSHRVGLTHNTYDRDLENYTDYRTLTQKLAYAPMSCQPGTCYGYQNIAFSLIGDVVFAATGDFYSQEVQRRLFKPLGMNDASLGLEGITASARWARPHVRARGGWTSVTPKPTYYQLPPAAGVNASASDMAQWLLAQTGHRPDVLPAPLLATLHQPLVDTPGETRGSAWRRSRVSSAGYALGWRVYDYSGHQLVFHGGAVQGYRGLVALLPERDLGIAVLWNSESALPSGLLPTILDRAIGLSPERWLDVDFDDPTLYVDAGNNGRNPANPPGSEASTATAAPH; this is translated from the coding sequence ATGAAAGACGAGCCGAACCCACGGTCGCGACGCACCTTCTGGCGCGTGGCCAGCCTCGCCGGATTGCTCACCCTCACCCTCGGTTCCGCCGCGCAGACGTCGCTGCGCTGGAACCCGCCGCCGTCGGGCGCGCAGGCTAACCCGCAAGCCGCGCACGGCCTGCCGCAACCGGTATCGACCTACGTCACCCAACGCGGCAACGTGATGCCGCTGGCCGCGGGCTTCGACGTGCAGCAGTTCGAAGGCATGGCCCAACAGTTGGTCGCCAATCAGCGCGTGCCCGGTCTGGCGATGGCGATCGTGCACAACGGCCGCATCCTCAGCGCGCGCGGCTACGGCATCACCGACGTGCGCGCGGCCGAGCCGGTCGATGCGCACACCGTGTTCCGCCTGGCCTCGCTGTCCAAGGGTGTGGCCGCGACCATGGCCGGCGTGCTGGTCAACGACGGCACCCTGCGTTGGGACAGCAAGCTGGTCGACTACATGCCCGGCTTCCAGATGGTCGATCCCTACGCGGCGCAACAGATCACCGTCGCCGACCTGCTCAGCCACCGCGTCGGCCTGACCCACAACACCTACGACCGCGACCTCGAGAACTACACCGATTACCGCACGCTCACGCAGAAGCTCGCGTACGCGCCGATGTCCTGCCAGCCGGGCACCTGCTACGGCTACCAGAACATCGCCTTCAGCCTGATCGGCGACGTGGTGTTCGCGGCCACCGGCGATTTCTACAGCCAGGAAGTGCAGCGCCGTTTGTTCAAGCCGCTGGGCATGAACGACGCCAGCCTGGGCTTGGAAGGCATCACCGCCAGCGCGCGCTGGGCGCGTCCGCATGTGCGCGCGCGCGGCGGCTGGACCTCGGTCACGCCCAAGCCGACCTACTACCAGCTGCCGCCGGCCGCGGGCGTCAACGCCAGCGCCAGCGACATGGCGCAATGGCTGCTCGCGCAGACCGGGCATCGCCCCGACGTGCTGCCGGCGCCGCTGCTGGCGACCCTGCATCAGCCGCTGGTCGACACGCCCGGCGAAACCCGCGGCTCGGCCTGGCGCCGTTCGCGCGTGAGCTCGGCCGGTTACGCGCTGGGTTGGCGCGTGTACGACTACTCGGGCCATCAGTTGGTGTTCCATGGCGGCGCCGTGCAGGGCTACCGCGGCCTGGTCGCGCTGCTGCCCGAACGCGACCTCGGCATCGCCGTGCTCTGGAACAGCGAGAGCGCCCTGCCCTCCGGCCTGCTGCCGACCATCCTCGACCGCGCCATCGGCCTGTCGCCGGAGCGCTGGCTCGACGTCGACTTCGACGACCCCACGCTCTACGTGGACGCGGGCAACAACGGCCGCAATCCGGCCAATCCGCCCGGCAGCGAAGCCTCCACCGCGACCGCCGCGCCGCACTAA
- the gcvH gene encoding glycine cleavage system protein GcvH — translation MSEIPGDLKFMKSHEWARVEGDGKVTVGISDHAQGLLGDLVYVELPNVGDRVEAGTACAVVESVKAASDVYAPISGTVTAVNTALADKPETINEDAYGEGWIFTVEVEEPDQLNELLAPDDYAELLEDDDH, via the coding sequence ATGAGTGAAATCCCCGGCGATCTGAAGTTCATGAAATCCCACGAGTGGGCCCGCGTCGAAGGCGACGGCAAGGTCACGGTCGGTATTTCCGACCATGCCCAAGGCCTGCTCGGCGACCTGGTCTACGTAGAGCTGCCCAACGTCGGCGACCGCGTCGAGGCCGGCACCGCCTGCGCCGTGGTCGAGTCGGTGAAGGCCGCCTCGGACGTCTACGCGCCGATCAGCGGCACCGTCACCGCGGTCAACACCGCCCTGGCCGACAAGCCGGAGACGATCAACGAAGACGCGTACGGCGAGGGCTGGATCTTCACCGTCGAGGTCGAGGAACCCGATCAGCTCAACGAGCTGCTGGCGCCGGACGATTACGCCGAGCTGCTCGAAGACGACGATCACTGA
- a CDS encoding 2-hydroxychromene-2-carboxylate isomerase codes for MAARVDYYFSLISPYAYLGHAAFLDAARAAGAEVVYRPLRIFELFAANGGLPLGQRAPARQRYRLLELQRWRDKRGLPLNLAPKHFPLDPGLADRCAIALVAAGAEPSDYMQAAFAALWAQDADIADPAVLAELLTRHGFDAAAVLAAADGADSGATYERNTRDAIAADLPGLPGYVLDGEPFWGQDRIDDLRDALLSGRAPFRVA; via the coding sequence ATGGCCGCGCGCGTCGACTACTACTTCAGTCTGATCTCGCCCTACGCCTATCTGGGCCACGCCGCGTTCCTGGACGCGGCGCGCGCCGCCGGCGCCGAGGTGGTCTATCGGCCGCTGCGCATCTTCGAGCTGTTCGCGGCCAACGGCGGCCTGCCCCTGGGGCAGCGCGCGCCGGCGCGGCAGCGCTACCGCCTGCTCGAACTGCAGCGCTGGCGCGACAAGCGCGGGCTGCCGTTGAACCTGGCGCCCAAGCACTTCCCGCTGGACCCCGGCCTGGCCGACCGCTGCGCGATCGCGCTGGTCGCGGCCGGCGCCGAACCGTCCGACTACATGCAGGCCGCGTTCGCCGCCTTGTGGGCGCAAGACGCCGACATCGCCGATCCGGCGGTGCTGGCGGAACTGCTAACGCGTCACGGTTTCGACGCGGCCGCGGTGCTTGCCGCCGCCGATGGCGCCGACAGCGGCGCGACCTACGAGCGCAATACGCGCGACGCGATCGCCGCCGACCTGCCGGGCCTGCCCGGCTACGTGCTCGACGGCGAGCCGTTCTGGGGTCAGGACCGCATCGACGACTTGCGCGACGCCCTGCTCAGCGGCCGCGCACCCTTCCGGGTAGCGTAG
- the gcvT gene encoding glycine cleavage system aminomethyltransferase GcvT, with product MTQKTILNDAHRALGAKMVDFGGWDMPISYGSQIEEHHQVRRDAGMFDVSHMTVVDLRGARTREFLRHLVANSVDKLLKSGKALYTCMLNPQGGVIDDLIVYFLAEDFFRLVVNAATREKDLAWIGEQARAFDVQVSERPDYAMIAVQGPNARDKVLGLLREEDRARIGKLGKFVAGEAQTLDGTALFVARTGYTGEDGFEVVVPETGAVALWDALLAAGVKAAGLGARDTLRLEAGMNLYGQDMDDTVSPYEAALAWTVALDAAADGAARDFIGRAALEQQKAAGAPRQMIGLVMDEKGVLRHGQKVLTAHGDGEILSGTFSPTLNKSIAFARVPAGDIPLGADGQVRVDIRGKEVPVRVVKFPFVRDGQPQDGVLG from the coding sequence ATGACCCAGAAGACCATCCTCAACGACGCCCACCGCGCACTCGGCGCCAAGATGGTCGACTTCGGCGGCTGGGATATGCCGATCAGCTACGGCTCGCAGATCGAAGAGCACCATCAGGTGCGTCGCGACGCCGGCATGTTCGACGTCAGCCACATGACCGTGGTCGATCTGCGCGGCGCGCGCACGCGCGAGTTCCTGCGCCACCTGGTCGCCAATTCGGTCGACAAGCTGCTCAAGTCCGGCAAGGCGCTGTACACCTGCATGCTCAATCCGCAGGGCGGCGTGATCGACGATCTGATCGTCTACTTCCTGGCCGAGGATTTCTTCCGCCTGGTGGTCAACGCCGCCACGCGCGAGAAGGACCTGGCCTGGATCGGCGAGCAGGCGCGCGCGTTCGACGTGCAGGTCAGCGAGCGTCCGGACTACGCGATGATCGCCGTGCAGGGCCCCAACGCGCGCGACAAGGTGTTGGGCCTGCTGCGCGAAGAAGACCGCGCGCGCATCGGCAAGCTCGGCAAGTTCGTCGCCGGCGAGGCGCAGACTCTCGACGGTACCGCCTTGTTCGTGGCCCGTACCGGTTACACCGGTGAAGACGGCTTCGAAGTGGTGGTGCCGGAGACCGGCGCGGTCGCGCTGTGGGACGCGCTGCTGGCCGCGGGCGTCAAGGCCGCCGGTCTGGGCGCCCGCGACACCCTGCGCCTGGAAGCGGGCATGAACCTGTACGGCCAGGACATGGACGACACCGTGTCTCCTTATGAGGCGGCGCTGGCCTGGACGGTCGCGCTGGACGCGGCCGCCGACGGCGCCGCGCGCGACTTCATCGGCCGTGCCGCGCTGGAGCAGCAGAAGGCCGCCGGCGCGCCGCGCCAGATGATCGGCCTGGTGATGGACGAGAAGGGCGTGCTGCGCCACGGCCAGAAGGTGCTGACCGCGCACGGCGACGGCGAGATCCTGTCGGGCACGTTCTCGCCGACGCTCAACAAGTCGATCGCGTTCGCGCGCGTGCCGGCCGGCGACATCCCGCTGGGCGCGGACGGCCAGGTGCGCGTCGATATCCGCGGCAAGGAAGTGCCGGTGCGGGTGGTCAAGTTCCCGTTCGTGCGCGACGGCCAGCCGCAGGACGGCGTGCTGGGCTGA
- a CDS encoding NfeD family protein, with translation MDWQMVTWAAVALLLFAAEALAPGAFMLWLGFAAVAVFVGVLVFPGMPVLAQVAAFVVLSFLSIQVYRTWFRGRERSSDQPALNRRGEQLVGRVVALDRGIVQGRGRVQIADAYWEVIGPELPAGASVRVVASEGMSLRVEAVE, from the coding sequence CTGGACTGGCAGATGGTGACCTGGGCCGCGGTGGCCCTGCTGTTGTTCGCGGCCGAAGCGTTGGCGCCGGGAGCGTTCATGCTCTGGCTGGGCTTCGCGGCGGTCGCGGTGTTCGTCGGCGTGCTGGTGTTTCCGGGCATGCCGGTGCTGGCGCAGGTGGCGGCGTTCGTGGTGCTGAGCTTTCTGTCGATCCAGGTCTACCGCACCTGGTTCCGCGGCCGCGAGCGCAGCAGCGATCAGCCGGCGCTCAACCGTCGCGGCGAGCAACTGGTCGGCCGCGTGGTCGCCTTGGACCGCGGCATCGTCCAGGGCCGCGGCCGGGTGCAGATCGCCGACGCGTACTGGGAAGTGATCGGCCCGGAACTGCCGGCCGGCGCCTCGGTGCGCGTGGTCGCCAGCGAAGGCATGAGCCTGCGGGTCGAAGCGGTCGAGTAA